Proteins encoded by one window of Astatotilapia calliptera chromosome 13, fAstCal1.2, whole genome shotgun sequence:
- the slc18a3a gene encoding putative vesicular acetylcholine transporter-A encodes MEPEVTTEGRGANMAQSAASKLSQMGERTKQLGNVMQDPERQKRIILVIVCIALLLDNMLYMVIVPIIPDYLEELQNAADQSQAVATNSTNSTHKITKGNFDLQIGVLFASKAILQLLVNPLSGTFIDRVGYDIPLFIGLNVMFLSTVIFAFAENYATLFLARSMQGLGSAFADTSGIALIADRYTEETERSKALGIALAFISFGSLVAPPFGGVLYEFAGKSVPFVILACICLIDGILCLTVLKPFSNRERENMPVGTPIYKLMIDPYIAVVAGALIVCNIPLAFLEPTIANWMEDTMHSSQWEIGMTWFPAFFPHVLGVYLTVKLSAKYPHLQWFYGAIGMVFIGASSCTVPACKNFGQLMIPLCGICFGIAFVDTALLPTLGFLVDVRHVSVYGSVYAIADISYCVAYALGPVVAGQIVHDLGFVQLNLGMGLANVLYAPALLLLKNVTQMKPSFSERNMLLEDGPTGLYDTIKMEQREKKRKGLCTTIDENGIETFARRSYSEEESSGGEYA; translated from the coding sequence ATGGAGCCGGAGGTGACCACAGAGGGCCGGGGCGCTAATATGGCACAGTCTGCCGCCTCCAAATTGTCCCAGATGGGTGAAAGAACTAAACAACTGGGCAATGTAATGCAAGACCCAGAACGACAGAAACGGATTATTCTAGTAATAGTCTGCATAGCACTTTTATTAGACAACATGCTGTACATGGTAATTGTGCCAATTATACCCGATTACCTTGAAGAGCTACAGAATGCAGCGGATCAAAGCCAAGCTGTTGCAACCAACTCCACTAATAGCACCCACAAAATCACCAAGGGGAACTTCGATCTGCAGATAGGCGTTCTTTTTGCCTCTAAGGCCATCCTGCAGCTCCTGGTCAACCCGCTAAGCGGCACGTTTATAGACAGGGTCGGGTATGATATCCCGCTCTTCATCGGACTAAATGTCATGTTTCTCTCCACTGTTATTTTTGCCTTTGCTGAAAACTACGCGACTCTCTTCCTGGCGCGCAGCATGCAAGGCCTAGGCTCTGCTTTCGCCGACACATCCGGGATCGCTCTGATCGCAGACAGGtacacagaggagacagaaaggAGCAAAGCGCTGGGCATTGCCTTGGCTTTCATCTCTTTTGGGAGTCTTGTGGCGCCCCCGTTTGGAGGGGTCCTCTATGAATTCGCAGGGAAGTCGGTGCCCTTCGTGATTCTGGCCTGCATCTGTCTCATTGATGGCATATTATGTCTGACTGTGCTGAAGCCCTTCTCTAATCGTGAGAGAGAAAACATGCCAGTTGGTACCCCCATATACAAACTCATGATTGATCCTTACATAGCTGTTGTGGCCGGTGCTCTGATCGTTTGTAACATCCCCCTCGCTTTCCTCGAGCCCACTATAGCCAACTGGATGGAGGACACCATGCATTCCAGCCAGTGGGAGATCGGCATGACATGGTTCCCTGCATTCTTTCCTCATGTCCTAGGTGTGTATCTCACTGTGAAATTATCAGCCAAGTACCCCCATCTGCAGTGGTTTTACGGGGCTATAGGTATGGTATTTATAGGCGCAAGCTCGTGCACAGTGCCAGCCTGTAAAAACTTTGGACAGCTGATGATTCCGCTGTGTGGCATCTGCTTTGGAATCGCCTTCGTGGACACGGCACTTCTACCAACTTTGGGTTTCTTAGTGGATGTGCGCCACGTGTCAGTGTATGGCAGTGTGTACGCGATTGCAGACATCTCCTACTGCGTGGCGTATGCCCTGGGGCCCGTGGTGGCCGGACAGATAGTGCACGACCTGGGCTTCGTTCAGCTCAACTTGGGCATGGGGCTCGCCAACGTACTTTACGCACCGGCGCTGCTCCTGCTGAAGAACGTGACACAAATGAAGCCTTCTTTCTCCGAGCGAAACATGCTCCTAGAAGACGGTCCAACGGGACTGTATGATACGATTAAGATGGAGCAacgagagaaaaagagaaagggtTTGTGTACAACGATCGACGAGAATGGCATTGAGACCTTTGCTCGGCGCTCTTATTCAGAGGAGGAATCCTCTGGGGGAGAGTATGCGTAA
- the chata gene encoding choline O-acetyltransferase: MPVFDRDASEDSGGRDALPKLPVPNLKDTLDRYLRCMKHLLTEEQFNKTQNIVMQFGAPGGVGELLQSKLTERSENVANWVYDYWLNDMYLNNRLALPVNSSPAMVFPQQNFMAPIDSLRFAAHLISGALEYKTHLDDRDLPVDYARGQLAGTRLCMEQYYRLFTSYRLPGPERDTLVAQESSVMPEPEHIIVACKNQFFVLDVMINFRQLNQRDLLTQLEKIVKMADNEEEQLPPIGLLTSDGRTEWAESRSVLMRESTNRDSLDMIERCLCLVCLDDASGPELSDTKRAMLMLHGGGLTKNGGNRWYDKPMQFIVGADGCCGVVCEHSAFEGIVLVQCTEYLLKCMIGSPSKLVRAASVSELPAPRRLRWKCTPEIHKLITSAADKLQRMVKNLDINVHKFHDYGKGFIKKQKMSPDAYIQLALQLGFYRCHGRPVSTYESASLRRFQQGRVDNIRSATPEAFAFVKAMTERKNSTSDTEMMELLKGAITAQTSYTRLAITGMAIDNHLLGLREIAHEMKMGKLEMFKDEAYLISNQFILSTSQVPTTVEMFCCYGPVVPNGYGACYNPQSDHIIFSVSSFHESEQTCSAEFVKCLVQGLRDVRDLCNKCNADCAATEERKGQTQKAHTQTETKWEEKSPQRPSDLTKNKQTVPQVLVKTTDQSSVEAQTQTLPHGEAQPLSKISKS, translated from the exons ATGCCAGTTTTCGACCGAGACGCCTCCGAAGATTCAGGGGGCCGAGAT GCTCTGCCAAAGCTGCCGGTGCCCAACCTGAAAGACACACTGGACAGATACCTGAGGTGCATGAAGCACCTGCTCACAGAAGAACAGTTCAACAAGACGCAAAACATAGTGATGCAGTTTGGAGCCCCTGGAGGAGTGGGGGAGCTACTACAGAGCAAACTCACGGAGAGGAGCGAAAACGTGGCAAACTGG GTTTATGACTACTGGCTGAATGATATGTACCTGAACAACAGACTTGCTCTACCTGTCAACTCAAGTCCTGCAATGGTCTTCCCACAGCAGAACTTCATGGCTCCTATTGACTCTTTAAG ATTTGCTGCACACTTAATATCTGGAGCTTTGGAGTACAAGACTCACCTTGATGA CCGTGACCTGCCTGTGGACTATGCCCGGGGCCAGCTGGCAGGAACGCGTCTGTGTATGGAGCAGTATTATCGTCTCTTCACCTCCTACCGTCTGCCAGGACCTGAGAGGGACACTCTCGTAGCACAGGAGAGTAGCGTGATGCCAGAACCTGAACATATCATCGTGGCGTGCAAAAACCAG TTCTTTGTGCTGGATGTGATGATCAACTTCCGGCAACTGAATCAAAGAGATTTGCTGACTCAGCTGGAGAAGATTGTCAAGATGGCTGACAACGAAGAAGAGCAGCTCCCTCCTATAGGGCTTCTCACTTCAGATGGACGGACAGAGTGGGCTGAGTCTCGTAGTGTACTAATGAGAG AGTCTACCAACAGGGACTCGCTGGACATGATTGAGCgttgtctgtgtctcgtctGTCTGGACGACGCAAGTGGACCTGAACTTAGTGACACCAAACGAGCCATGTTGATGCTGCATGGAGGTGGATTGACAAAGAATGGAGGCAACCGCTGGTATGATAAGCCAATGCAG TTTATTGTAGGAGCTGATGGCTGCTGTGGAGTCGTGTGTGAACACTCTGCATTTGAAGGAATTGTCCTTGTGCAGTGCACAGAGTATCTCCTCAAATGCAt GATTGGGAGTCCATCAAAGCTGGTCAGAGCTGCAAGTGTGAGCGAGCTGCCCGCGCCACGCAGACTCCGCTGGAAATGCACTCCTGAAATTCACAAGCTCATCACATCTGCTGCTGATAAACTCCAGAG AATGGTAAAGAATCTGGATATAAATGTCCACAAGTTCCATGATTACGGGAAAGGGTTTATCAAGAAGCAGAAGATGAGTCCAGATGCCTACATCCAGCTTGCTCTTCAGTTAGGCTtctacag GTGTCATGGCAGACCGGTGTCCACCTATGAGAGTGCTTCTCTACGTCGTTTTCAGCAAGGCAGAGTAGACAACATTCGCTCAGCAACACCTGAAGCCTTTGCCTTTGTCAAAGCAATgactgaaaggaaaaacagcacAAGT GACACAGAAATGATGGAACTGTTGAAAGGAGCAATAACTGCACAGACCAGTTATACACGTCTG GCTATTACAGGGATGGCAATAGACAATCACCTACTAGGGCTGCGTGAAATTGCACATGAAATGAAGATGGGGAAGCTCGAAATGTTCAAAGACGAAGCTTATCTTATCAGTAATCAGTTCATTCTCTCTACAAGTCAG GTTCCCACTACTGTTGAAATGTTCTGCTGCTATGGACCCGTGGTTCCAAACGGATACGGCGCGTGCTACAACCCTCAGTCAGACCATATTATCTTCTCCGTGTCCAGTTTCCATGAGAGCGAACAGACATGTTCAGCAGAATTTGTAAAGTGCTTGGTGCAGGGACTTCGGGACGTAAGGGATCTGTGCAATAAATGCAACGCTGACTGCGCTGCCACAGAGGAAAGAAAGGGCCAGACACagaaggcacacacacagaccgaAACAAAGTGGGAGGAAAAATCCCCCCAGAGACCATCTGATTTGactaaaaacaagcaaacagtcCCACAGGTTCTGGTGAAGACAACAGACCAGAGTAGCGTGGAGGCCCAAACTCAGACGCTACCACACGGAGAGGCACAGCCGCTGAGCAAAATTAGTAAATCATAG